One part of the Neisseria zalophi genome encodes these proteins:
- a CDS encoding OmpA family protein, whose protein sequence is MSSDFGNVLQNELGGVLSRFLTQHGESAENSTHATKIVLPTVVAGLVKHISNDPAHLKNLHDTLTGTASTPLNRAVIQVEEGGSGLDSIMQWGREKLPVWFSGNAADVSDQIAHESGIAKATAGSLLALSLPLVLSVLSKKVKAENLNQRQLAGVLSNQHGWLSSTLSSGMLSALGIGSLSGIFGGLSSWATGTAANAAGAAAAKGSGLGKWIALVIAALVALFAYKSCSTQEQPVPPADVAASVPEETNALTASDLDTEMTASSVMPSEPSNIIEPVASAPEQDIIGTASAPMDNTAASAPAIAPDQAGVVYQNGMAVFYFATSQNNIAEGAEQIVGEVIEAGKAGKKLVISGFADSTGNAAANAELSKQRANAVKAFFEAQGVDTANIELRKPENTTGAIGNDVEGRRVEVTVEG, encoded by the coding sequence ATGTCATCTGACTTTGGCAATGTATTGCAAAACGAATTGGGCGGCGTATTAAGCCGTTTTCTTACTCAACATGGAGAAAGCGCAGAAAACAGTACACACGCAACTAAAATTGTTTTGCCCACCGTCGTTGCAGGTTTGGTTAAACACATCAGTAATGATCCCGCCCATCTGAAAAACTTACACGATACCCTTACCGGTACAGCATCTACTCCTTTAAACCGTGCAGTAATTCAAGTTGAAGAAGGTGGCAGCGGATTAGACAGCATTATGCAATGGGGGCGTGAAAAGCTGCCCGTATGGTTTAGCGGAAATGCTGCGGATGTTTCCGATCAAATCGCCCATGAAAGCGGCATTGCCAAAGCAACAGCCGGCTCTCTATTGGCGTTATCGTTACCACTGGTTCTTTCTGTGTTAAGCAAAAAAGTAAAAGCAGAAAATCTAAACCAACGCCAACTGGCCGGTGTATTAAGTAATCAACACGGCTGGTTATCAAGTACACTAAGCAGTGGAATGCTTTCTGCGCTCGGCATTGGCAGTTTAAGCGGGATTTTCGGCGGACTGAGCAGCTGGGCTACCGGCACTGCGGCAAATGCGGCCGGCGCGGCGGCAGCCAAAGGTTCGGGCTTGGGCAAATGGATTGCCTTGGTCATTGCCGCCCTCGTGGCTTTATTCGCTTATAAAAGCTGCAGCACCCAAGAACAACCCGTTCCGCCTGCAGACGTGGCCGCATCTGTACCGGAAGAAACCAATGCACTCACCGCATCCGATTTAGATACGGAAATGACCGCTTCCAGCGTGATGCCTTCCGAACCCTCTAATATTATCGAGCCGGTTGCTTCCGCGCCCGAGCAAGATATTATCGGTACGGCATCTGCACCTATGGATAATACTGCCGCATCCGCACCGGCGATTGCGCCTGACCAAGCCGGTGTGGTTTATCAAAACGGTATGGCCGTATTCTACTTTGCCACGTCTCAAAACAATATTGCCGAAGGTGCGGAACAAATTGTCGGCGAAGTGATTGAAGCGGGTAAAGCCGGCAAAAAACTGGTCATCAGCGGTTTTGCCGACAGTACCGGTAACGCCGCCGCCAATGCCGAATTATCCAAACAACGTGCCAATGCGGTTAAGGCTTTCTTTGAAGCACAAGGTGTCGATACGGCCAATATCGAATTGCGTAAACCTGAAAATACTACCGGTGCCATTGGTAATGACGTAGAAGGCCGCCGCGTGGAAGTGACTGTAGAAGGTTAA
- a CDS encoding MBL fold metallo-hydrolase: MALQCEIIAVTPFRQNCTLIWDDETREAVLTDVGGDVSFLLEQIKKHDLTLKAVWLTHGHLDHAGGVVELRSQIEVPVFGPHQDDLFLLEQLPQITAQYGFPVSPSFTPTHWLKEGDTLNVGRYTFEVLHIPGHTPGHVVFYCKDAELLIAGDVLFYETIGRTDFPRGNHTDLIRNITDKLLVLPEHTTVIAGHGRTTLIGHEKEHNPFLQ; the protein is encoded by the coding sequence ATGGCTTTACAGTGCGAAATCATTGCCGTTACCCCGTTCCGCCAAAACTGCACCTTAATTTGGGACGACGAGACCCGTGAGGCGGTACTCACCGATGTCGGCGGCGACGTGTCTTTTTTATTGGAACAAATTAAAAAACACGACCTGACCTTAAAAGCCGTTTGGCTGACACACGGCCATCTTGACCATGCCGGCGGCGTCGTGGAATTGCGCTCGCAAATCGAAGTACCCGTATTCGGGCCGCATCAAGACGACTTATTCCTACTCGAACAACTGCCTCAGATAACCGCCCAATACGGCTTTCCCGTATCCCCCTCATTTACCCCCACTCACTGGCTGAAAGAAGGCGATACGCTGAACGTCGGTCGTTATACCTTTGAAGTCCTACATATTCCCGGCCATACGCCGGGTCATGTTGTGTTTTATTGTAAAGATGCGGAATTATTGATTGCCGGTGATGTCTTGTTTTATGAAACTATCGGTAGAACGGACTTCCCACGCGGAAACCATACCGATTTAATCCGTAATATTACCGATAAGTTGCTGGTATTACCCGAACATACAACCGTTATTGCAGGACACGGCCGAACAACACTTATCGGCCATGAGAAGGAGCATAATCCGTTTTTGCAATAG
- a CDS encoding DNA ligase encodes MKTIILVCGLFFTQAVIAAAPDLLLAKKYTRTKHIQGWAMSEKLDGVRAYWDGKWLISRQGYPFTPPAGYTHYFPPYPLDGELFSKRGQFERISGAVRSATGDWSDIKLYVFDVPQAKGNLYQRLAVLQAWLETHSNAPIAVIAQTPVHNHVQVQAFLKQVEQQGGEGVMLRRPDIPYQGGRSPHLLKVKSRHDDECTVTRHYGGKGKYEGKLGALGCRNRYGEFRIGSGLKDKDRADPPPVGSIITYRYQGFTQKGIPRFATFLRVRHKVSD; translated from the coding sequence ATGAAAACCATCATACTCGTTTGCGGGCTGTTTTTCACGCAGGCGGTGATTGCGGCGGCACCGGATTTGCTGTTGGCTAAAAAATATACCCGTACAAAGCATATTCAAGGGTGGGCGATGAGTGAAAAACTCGACGGCGTCCGCGCTTATTGGGATGGGAAATGGTTAATCAGCCGTCAAGGATATCCGTTTACTCCGCCGGCAGGTTATACGCATTATTTCCCACCTTATCCGCTTGACGGGGAATTATTCAGTAAACGCGGGCAGTTCGAACGGATTTCCGGCGCGGTGCGGTCTGCTACAGGCGATTGGTCGGATATCAAACTTTATGTATTCGATGTGCCACAGGCAAAAGGGAACCTCTATCAGCGTTTGGCGGTATTGCAGGCATGGCTTGAAACCCACTCTAATGCACCGATTGCCGTTATTGCGCAAACACCGGTTCATAATCATGTGCAGGTACAGGCATTTTTAAAACAGGTGGAACAACAAGGCGGGGAAGGGGTAATGCTGCGTCGGCCGGATATTCCGTATCAGGGTGGCAGAAGTCCGCATTTGTTGAAAGTGAAAAGTCGCCATGATGATGAATGTACGGTAACGCGGCATTATGGGGGTAAAGGCAAATACGAGGGCAAATTAGGGGCTTTGGGCTGCCGTAACCGATATGGCGAGTTTCGTATCGGTAGCGGGTTGAAAGATAAGGATAGGGCGGATCCGCCGCCTGTCGGTAGTATCATAACCTATCGTTATCAGGGGTTTACCCAGAAAGGTATACCACGTTTCGCAACCTTTTTAAGGGTTAGACATAAAGTATCTGATTGA